The following are encoded together in the Lathyrus oleraceus cultivar Zhongwan6 chromosome 3, CAAS_Psat_ZW6_1.0, whole genome shotgun sequence genome:
- the LOC127131293 gene encoding uncharacterized protein LOC127131293: MVAPPPSITQTNDRDHYNAKPIVFYGDRFDYWKVRIKSFFLGHYVDLWDMVTNYYIHPIDESGNKVERRVRIDQQKKDYKNHHKARTILLNVISYTEYEKITNKDIAKSIFDSLRMTHEGNAQVKETKALALIQKHEAFKMEDEETVEDIFSRFQTLVIGLKVLDKGHEIELEVDETNRKSKSFALKSSGRSEKTKALQAETDEESEEESEEENELSLLSIRVNQLYKKRKGKFKGLRRIETIQSESESDYEEVFSELSCSELEFSLSEVLEKYQNLLNKYKDLKKISVSESKAYCSGDVIKKYKSFQKFLAKSLNKSLMASKIYGVSKNRTRGIGYDSDDEYDSEKDGKPNTLKSHFVPSGKQNDVRPKHRTISKLKAKTKTHAPSNHAFMYKYPTQKPKVIKNSGKANPKDPERYGYLSIRYSKLWISLAAKLRHQPWYLDFGCSRHMTGRRHMFQILELKPEGIVVFISDQKGKIIGSRIVDNNSLPFITNFILVEGLMHNILSISQLCDNGYDTIFNQKSCKAVSEKDGLVLFNGKSKNNIYKIILSNLKN, from the exons ATGGTTGCCCCTCCACCATCTATTACTCAAACAAATGATAGAGATCATTACAATGCTAAACCTATTGTTTTTTATGGAGATAGATTTGACTATTGGAAAGTTAGAATTAAGAGCTTCTTTCTAGGTCACTATGTTGATCTATGGGATATGGTAACTAATTACTACATACACCCAATAGATGAAAGTGGTAACAAAGTGGAAAGAAGAGTGAGGAttgatcaacaaaagaaagattataagaatcatcacaaagcaAGAACCATCTTGCTAAATGTCATTTCATACACTGAGTATGAGAAAATTACCAACAAAGATATTGCTAAATCTAtttttgactctctgaggatgacgCATGAAGGGAATGCTCAAGTTAAAGAAACCAAGGCTCTTGCCTTGATTCAAAAACATGAAGCATTCAAGATGGAGGATGAAGAAACTGTTGAGGATATATTCTCAAGGTTTCAAACTCTTGTTATAGGACttaaggttctggacaaagg TCATGAGATTGAGCTTGAGGTAGATGAGACAAATAGGAAGAGCAAGTCATTTGCTCTgaagtcttcaggaagatctgAGAAGACTAAAGCTCTTCAAGCTGAAACTGATGAAGAGTCTGAAGAGGAATCAGAAGAAGAAAATGAATTGTCTCTTCTGTCCATACGTGTTAATCAACTCTATaagaaaaggaaaggaaaattCAAAGGACTAAGAAGGATAG AAACGATTCAATCTGAATCTGAGTCAGATTatgaagaggtattttctgaactaTCTTGTTCTGAGCTTGAATTTAGTTTATCTGAAGTTCTGGAAAAATATCAAAATCTTCTGAACAAATATAAGGATCTGAAAAAGATTAGTGTATCTGAATCAAAAGCTTATT GTTCTGGTGATGTCATAAAGAAGTATAAATCTTTCCAGAAGTTTCTTGCTAAAAGCCTGAATAAAAGCTTAATGGCTTCCAAGATTTATGGTGTTAGCAAGAACAGGACAAGGGGtattgggtatgattctgatgATGAATATGATTCTGAAAAAGATGGCAAGCCAAATACTCTTAAATCTCATTTTGTTCCTTCTGGGAAACAAAATGATGTTAGGCCTAAACATAGAACTATTTCTAAACTTAAGGCTAAAACAAAAACTCATGCCCCTTCTAATCATGCATTCATGTATAAATATCCTACACAGAAACCCAAGGTTATTAAGAACTCTGGGAAGGCTAACCCAAAAGACCCAGAAAGATATGGGTACCTAAGTATAAGATATTCTAAGTTGTGGATATCCTTAGCCGCGAAGTTGAGACACCAACCATGGTACCTAGACTttggatgctcgcgacacatgacgggaagaaggcatatgttccaaaTATTGGAACTTAAGCCTGAAGGCATCGTAGTTTTCATAAGTGATCAGAAAGGGAAGATCATTGGCTCTAGAATAGTAGACAACAATAGTCTCCCTTTCATTACTAATTTTATTTTAgttgaaggattaatgcataataTTTTGTCCATTAGTCAATTATGTGACAATGGTTATGAcaccattttcaatcaaaagTCCTGTAAAGCTGTCAGTGAAAAGGATGGATTAGTTCTTTTCAATGGAAAGAGTAAGAACAACATTTACAAGATAATACTTTCtaatttgaaaaattaa